One genomic window of Glycine soja cultivar W05 chromosome 9, ASM419377v2, whole genome shotgun sequence includes the following:
- the LOC114425550 gene encoding beta-glucuronosyltransferase GlcAT14A-like, producing MKKLKHYYSHHHHNSSEQQQRKCIFPLITIISLFSLFFLLLFALTLTPLSATRVFPFSISTATPPPPSPFVESKLFPLPTPPPSPLPPRLAYLISGSSGDAAALLRTLSALYHPRNRYVLHLDRDSSPEDRRLLTRHVDRHLTFQKFRNVRVVTKANLVTYRGPTMVANTLHAAAIALTESDDWDWFINLSASDYPLVTQDDLLHAFSHLPRDLNFIDHTSDIGWKDHQRARPIIIDPGLYMTKKQDVFWITQRRSRPTAFKLFTGSAWMVLSRSFIDYCIWGWDNLPRTVLMYYTNFISSPEGYFHTVVCNAQEFKNTTVNSDLHFISWDNPPRQHPHYLSLDDMKRMVDSNAPFARKFHGDDPVLDKIDTELLSRGPGMVVPGGWCIGSRENGSDPCSVVGNTTVLRPGPGSERLETLINSLLSDENFRPKQCV from the exons ATGAAGAAACTAAAACACTACTATTCACACCACCACCACAACTCCTCcgaacaacaacaaagaaagtGTATTTTCCCATTAATAACCAttatctctcttttctctctcttcttcctcctcctctttgCTCTCACACTAACCCCTCTCTCCGCCACACGCGTCTTCCCATTCTCTATCTCCACCGCCACTCCTCCTCCCCCTTCCCCCTTCGTCGAGTCCAAGCTTTTTCCTCTCCcgaccccccccccctcccctctCCCGCCGCGCCTCGCCTACCTCATCTCCGGCTCCTCCGGCGACGCCGCCGCCCTCCTCCGCACCCTCTCCGCCCTCTACCACCCCCGCAACCGCTACGTCCTCCACCTCGACCGCGACTCCTCCCCGGAAGACCGCCGCCTCCTCACACGCCACGTGGACCGCCACCTCACCTTCCAGAAGTTCCGCAACGTCAGGGTCGTCACCAAGGCCAACCTCGTCACCTACCGTGGCCCCACCATGGTCGCCAACACTCTCCACGCCGCCGCTATTGCTCTGACGGAGAGTGATGACTGGGATTGGTTCATTAATCTCAGCGCCTCCGATTACCCCCTCGTTACCCAAGACG ATCTGCTGCACGCGTTCTCGCATTTGCCACGCGATCTTAACTTCATTGATCATACCAGTGACATTGGCTGGAAAGA TCATCAACGGGCGAGGCCTATAATTATTGATCCGGGGTTGTATATGACTAAGAAGCAAGACGTGTTCTGGATTACGCAGAGGAGAAGTAGGCCAACGGCTTTCAAACTTTTCACAG GTTCGGCTTGGATGGTACTATCAAGATCTTTCATTGATTACTGTATATGGGGGTGGGACAACCTACCTCGGACTGTTCTCATGTACTACACAAATTTCATATCTTCCCCTGAAGGGTACTTCCACACTGTCGTTTGTAATGctcaagagttcaagaacaCAACCGTTAACAGTGATCTTCACTTCATTTCTTGGGACAATCCTCCCAGGCAACACCCCCACTACCTTTCTCTTGATGACATGAAAAGGATGGTTGACAGCAATGCCCCCTTTGCGAGGAAGTTCCACGGAGATGATCCGGTATTGGACAAAATCGACACAGAGCTATTATCTCGAGGTCCTGGGATGGTTGTTCCTGGTGGCTGGTGCATAGGAAGCAGGGAGAATGGGAGTGATCCTTGTTCTGTAGTTGGTAATACTACTGTCCTCAGGCCTGGCCCTGGTTCAGAGAGGCTAGAAACCCTGATCAATTCGTTGTTGTCTGATGAAAATTTTCGACCAAAACAGTGTGTATGA
- the LOC114367532 gene encoding GDSL esterase/lipase At5g33370-like yields the protein MASSSSFVHLVNLGLVLVLLGFIVPRSEARPRAFFVFGDSLVDNGNNNYLQTIARANAPPYGIDYPTHRATGRFSNGFNIPDFISQELGAESTMPYLSPDLTRENLLVGANFASAGVGILNDTGDQFMNIIKMHQQLEYFKEYQQRLSALIGVPRTKRLVNQALILITVGGNDFVNNYFLVDSTARSRQYSLPDYVKFLITRYSKHLQRLYDLGARRVLVTGTGPLGCAPAELAMRGKNGECSADLQRAAALYNPQLEQMLLELNKKLGSDVFIAANTALMHNDYITNPNAYGFNTSKVACCGQGPYNGMGLCLPVSNLCPNRELHAFWDPFHPTEKANKLVVEQIMSGSTKYMKPMNLSTILALDARAHS from the exons ATGGCATCCTCGTCaagttttgttcatttggtaaaTCTAGGTTTAGTTTTAGTACTACTTGGCTTTATTGTCCCTAGAAGTGAAGCCAGGCCAAGAGCATTCTTTGTGTTTGGAGATTCGCTTGTTGACAATGGAAACAACAACTATTTGCAAACCATTGCTCGTGCTAATGCCCCTCCTTATGGAATTGACTACCCAACTCATAGAGCAACTGGACGCTTCTCTAACGGCTTCAACATTCCTGATTTTATCA GTCAGGAACTTGGTGCTGAGTCTACAATGCCTTACTTGAGCCCGGACTTAACGAGAGAGAATCTCTTAGTTGGTGCCAATTTTGCTTCCGCTGGCGTTGGAATCCTTAACGATACAGGAGATCAGTTT ATgaacataattaaaatgcatcaaCAACTAGAATATTTTAAAGAGTACCAACAACGACTGAGTGCTCTAATTGGTGTCCCACGAACTAAAAGACTCGTGAATCAAGCGTTGATTCTCATCACCGTTGGTGGCAATGACTTTGTAAACAACTACTTCCTAGTGGATTCTACTGCAAGGTCTCGTCAATATTCACTCCCGGACTATGTCAAGTTTCTCATCACTCGCTATAGCAAGCACTTGCAG AGGCTATATGATCTGGGAGCTCGGCGAGTTCTTGTGACAGGGACAGGGCCATTGGGTTGTGCCCCTGCAGAATTGGCTATGCGAGGCAAAAATGGAGAATGTTCTGCTGATCTACAACGTGCTGCAGCATTGTACAACCCTCAATTAGAGCAAATGCTACTTGAACTCAACAAGAAACTTGGCAGCGACGTTTTCATTGCTGCAAATACAGCACTCATGCACAATGACTACATCACCAATCCCAATGCTTATG GATTTAATACATCAAAAGTAGCTTGTTGTGGACAAGGACCCTACAATGGTATGGGGCTATGCTTGCCAGTCTCCAACCTATGCCCCAACCGAGAATTGCATGCATTTTGGGATCCATTCCATCCAACTGAAAAGGCAAACAAACTTGTTGTAGAACAAATTATGTCAGGTTCTACAAAGTATATGAAGCCTATGAACCTCAGCACAATTCTGGCCTTGGATGCTCGAGCACATTCGTGA
- the LOC114367349 gene encoding AAA-ATPase ASD, mitochondrial-like, whose translation MGELWTQMGSLMATIMFVYAMVERFFPAALRDTLQIHCQKVVNLLYPYVEITFPEFSGERLKRSEAYTAIQTYLSENSSQLAKRLKAEVVKDSQKPLVLSMDDDEEVTDEFQGVKLWWAASKTASNPHAYSFSYYSPPDGKRYFKLTFNKKHRDLITVSYIKHVLEEGKEIALRNRQRKLYTNNPSSGWYGYKQSKWSHIVFEHPATFETLAMEHWKKEEIINDLVKFRNGKDYYAKIGKAWKRGYLLFGPPGTGKSTMIAAMANFMNYDVYDLELTAVKDNTELRKLLIETSSKAIIVVEDIDCSLDLTGQRNMRRERGEEEEPKDPSKKDEEEGNKNSKVTLSGLLNFIDGIWSACGGERIIIFTTNFVDKLDPALIRTGRMDKHIELSYCRFEAFKVLAKNYLDVDSHYLFARIANLLEVTNVTPADIAENLMPKCLNEDVESCLLNLIQSLEKKVAEEEEEEAGLNEEKVKGEPTQQENKNNGHSVEDVKENGFVL comes from the coding sequence ATGGGGGAACTATGGACCCAAATGGGTTCATTGATGGCCACAATCATGTTTGTGTATGCCATGGTTGAGCGTTTTTTCCCTGCCGCGCTTCGCGACACTCTTCAAATCCACTGTCAGAAAGTGGTGAACCTCTTGTACCCTTATGTCGAAATCACCTTCCCTGAGTTCTCAGGAGAGAGACTCAAGCGTAGCGAAGCTTACACTGCCATTCAAACCTATCTCAGTGAGAATTCTTCGCAACTAGCCAAAAGACTCAAAGCTGAAGTGGTGAAAGATAGCCAGAAGCCTTTGGTGCTTAGCATGGACGACGACGAAGAGGTCACCGATGAATTCCAAGGTGTGAAGCTCTGGTGGGCTGCTAGCAAAACTGCCTCTAACCCTCATGCATATTCCTTCTCTTACTATTCTCCCCCTGATGGAAAGAGATATTTCAAGCTCACTTTCAACAAAAAGCATAGGGATCTCATCACCGTTTCTTACATCAAACATGTGTTGGAAGAGGGGAAAGAAATTGCCTTGAGAAACAGGCAGAGGAAGTTGTACACCAACAATCCTAGCAGTGGTTGGTATGGCTACAAACAATCAAAGTGGAGCCACATAGTGTTCGAGCACCCTGCGACTTTCGAGACTCTTGCAATGGAGCATTGGAAGAAGGAAGAGATCATCAATGACCTTGTCAAGTTCAGGAATGGGAAGGATTACTATGCCAAGATTGGAAAGGCTTGGAAGCGCGGCTACTTGCTCTTCGGTCCTCCCGGGACTGGTAAGTCTACTATGATAGCTGCAATGGCTAATTTCATGAACTATGATGTCTATGATCTTGAGCTGACTGCAGTGAAGGACAACACTGAGTTGAGGAAGTTGTTGATTGAGACTTCTAGTAAGGCTATTATAGTTGTTGAAGACATTGATTGCTCGCTCGATCTCACCGGCCAGAGGAACATGAGGAGGGAAAGGGGTGAGGAAGAGGAACCAAAAGATCCTAGTAAGAAAGATGAAGAGGAGGGTAACAAGAATAGCAAGGTAACTCTATCAGGGTTGTTGAATTTCATTGATGGCATTTGGTCAGCATGTGGGGGAGAGAGGATTATTATTTTCACAACAAACTTTGTGGACAAGCTTGATCCTGCTCTTATTAGGACAGGTAGGATGGACAAACACATTGAATTGTCCTATTGCCGCTTTGAGGCATTCAAGGTGCTTGCCAAGAACTACTTGGATGTTGATTCGCACTATTTGTTCGCTAGAATTGCGAATTTGTTGGAAGTGACCAATGTGACTCCTGCTGATATTGCTGAGAATCTCATGCCAAAGTGTTTGAATGAGGATGTAGAGTCTTGCTTGctgaatttgattcaatctcTTGAGAAAAAGGtggcagaagaagaagaggaagaagcagGGTTGAATGAAGAAAAGGTCAAGGGGGAACCTACTCAGCAGGAGAACAAAAATAATGGGCACAGTGTGGAAGATGTGAAGGAAAATGGATTCGTGCTTTGA
- the LOC114368530 gene encoding AAA-ATPase At3g28580-like — MATDLSRLNTMFSGRKTITLTMDDNEEITKTFQGAKVWWVSNKTITKSQSISFYPARFETLAMEKEMKQQIIYDLVNFKNGKEYYDKIGKAWKRGYLLYGPPGTGKSTMIAAMANFMYYDVYDLELTAVKDNTQLRTLLIETTSKSIIVIEDIDCSLDLTGKRVMKKEKEKSEDAKDPIKKTEEEENNKESKVTLSGLLNCIDGIWSGSAGERIIVFTTNYVDKLDPALVGSGRMDKKIELPYCCFEALKVLAKIYLDVDHHGLFHAVEGLLEESNMTPADVAEDMMPKSKSDDVETCLKKLIESLEKAMKKDQEEAQKKRDEEEARLKEEKEQFAQEEAKKSDEKAGKDVKENGFVH; from the exons ATGGCTACAGACTTGTCAAGGCTAAATACAATGTTCTCTG GTAGAAAAACCATCACCCTCACCATGGATGACAACGAAGAGATAACAAAAACTTTCCAAGGCGCCAAGGTCTGGTGGGTTTCAAACAAAACCATCACCAAATCACAGTCGATCTCGTTTTACCCTGCGAGGTTCGAAACCCTAGCCatggagaaagaaatgaaacaaCAGATTATATATGATCTTGTCAACTTCAAGAATGGGAAAGAGTATTATGACAAGATTGGAAAAGCTTGGAAGCGTGGTTATTTACTATACGGTCCTCCGGGGACCGGGAAATCTACGATGATAGCTGCTATGGCTAATTTCATGTACTATGATGTGTATGATCTTGAGTTGACGGCTGTGAAGGATAACACGCAGTTGAGAACTTTGTTGATTGAGACAACAAGTAAGTCTATTATTGTGATTGAAGATATTGATTGTTCTCTTGATCTTACTGGGAAGAGGGTGAtgaaaaaggagaaggaaaagagTGAGGATGCCAAAGATCCTATTAAGAAGAccgaagaagaagagaataatAAGGAGAGTAAGGTGACTTTGTCGGGTTTGTTGAATTGCATTGATGGGATTTGGTCGGGTTCTGCTGGAGAGAGGATCATTGTTTTCACGACAAACTATGTGGACAAGCTTGATCCTGCTCTCGTTGGGAGTGGAaggatggacaagaaaatcgaATTGCCTTATTGTTGCTTTGAGGCTTTAAAGGTTTTGGCAAAGATTTATTTGGATGTTGATCACCATGGTTTGTTTCATGCTGTTGAGGGGTTGTTGGAAGAGAGCAATATGACACCTGCTGATGTTGCTGAGGATATGATGCCTAAGTCGAAGAGTGATGATGTGGAGACATGCTTGAAGAAGTTGATTGAATCTCTTGAGAAGGCCATGAAGAAGGATCAAGAAGAAGCACAAAAGAAGCGTGATGAAGAAGAAGCTAGGCTGAAGGAAGAGAAGGAACAGTTTGCACAGGAAGAAGCAAAAAAGAGTGATGAGAAAGCTGGGAAAGACGTGAAGGAGAATGGTTTCGTCCATTGA
- the LOC114366826 gene encoding homeobox-leucine zipper protein HAT3-like isoform X2, translating into MGEKDDDFGLSLSLSLGRVNQQQQQPPPLNHMHQPQQLQTVPMNHNKTLFGDLSQLPDRSSEMIRGIDVNSAAECDGVSSPNSAVSSVSGGDGKQSERDDDNNAAAVAGERTSCSRGSDDDDGGGSDASRKKLRLTKEQSMVLEETFKEHSTLNPKRKQALAEELNLKPRQVEVWFQNRRARTKLKQTEVDCEYLKRCYENLTEENRRLHKEVQELRALKLSPQMYMHMNPPTTLTICPSCERTHSFASSSTATVHSAVAATSSNRKLFGTNIRLPVSFNTRPFEGPIPRP; encoded by the exons ATGGGTGAGAAAGATGATGATTTTGGGTTGAGTTTGAGTTTGAGTTTGGGGAGAGtgaaccaacaacaacaacaacctcctCCTTTGAATCACATGCACCAGCCTCAACAACTACAAACTGTTCCCATGAATCACAATAAGACTCTCTTTGGTGATTTGTCTCAGTTACCAG ACCGGAGCTCCGAAATGATACGAGGAATCGACGTCAATTCGGCGGCGGAGTGCGACGGCGTTTCCTCGCCGAACAGCGCTGTCTCGAGCGTGAGCGGCGGCGACGGCAAGCAGAGCGAGAGGGACGACGATAATAATGCTGCCGCCGTGGCCGGTGAGAGGACCTCGTGCTCGCGAGGGAGCGACGATGACGACGGTGGTGGCAGCGATGCCTCGAGGAAGAAGCTGAGGCTGACGAAAGAACAGTCCATGGTGTTGGAAGAAACGTTCAAGGAGCATAGCACGCTGAATCCG aaACGGAAGCAAGCGTTGGCAGAGGAGTTGAATCTGAAGCCCAGACAAGTAGAGGTGTGGTTTCAGAACAGAAGAGCAAG GACCAAGTTGAAGCAAACTGAAGTGGATTGTGAATACTTAAAGAGATGCTATGAGAATTTAACTGAAGAGAATAGAAGGTTGCACAAGGAGGTCCAAGAGCTTAGGGCATTGAAATTATCCCCACAAATGTACATGCATATGAACCCTCCCACCACTCTTACAATATGCCCTTCTTGTGAGCGTACTCACTCCTTTGCATCCTCCTCCACTGCCACCGTCCACTCGGCGGTGGCGGCCACATCGAGCAATCGCAAACTGTTCGGCACAAACATCCGGCTGCCTGTGTCCTTCAACACTCGGCCATTTGAAGGCCCAATTCCCCGGCCATAA
- the LOC114366826 gene encoding homeobox-leucine zipper protein ATHB-4-like isoform X1: protein MGEKDDDFGLSLSLSLGRVNQQQQQPPPLNHMHQPQQLQTVPMNHNKTLFGDLSQLPADRSSEMIRGIDVNSAAECDGVSSPNSAVSSVSGGDGKQSERDDDNNAAAVAGERTSCSRGSDDDDGGGSDASRKKLRLTKEQSMVLEETFKEHSTLNPKRKQALAEELNLKPRQVEVWFQNRRARTKLKQTEVDCEYLKRCYENLTEENRRLHKEVQELRALKLSPQMYMHMNPPTTLTICPSCERTHSFASSSTATVHSAVAATSSNRKLFGTNIRLPVSFNTRPFEGPIPRP, encoded by the exons ATGGGTGAGAAAGATGATGATTTTGGGTTGAGTTTGAGTTTGAGTTTGGGGAGAGtgaaccaacaacaacaacaacctcctCCTTTGAATCACATGCACCAGCCTCAACAACTACAAACTGTTCCCATGAATCACAATAAGACTCTCTTTGGTGATTTGTCTCAGTTACCAG CAGACCGGAGCTCCGAAATGATACGAGGAATCGACGTCAATTCGGCGGCGGAGTGCGACGGCGTTTCCTCGCCGAACAGCGCTGTCTCGAGCGTGAGCGGCGGCGACGGCAAGCAGAGCGAGAGGGACGACGATAATAATGCTGCCGCCGTGGCCGGTGAGAGGACCTCGTGCTCGCGAGGGAGCGACGATGACGACGGTGGTGGCAGCGATGCCTCGAGGAAGAAGCTGAGGCTGACGAAAGAACAGTCCATGGTGTTGGAAGAAACGTTCAAGGAGCATAGCACGCTGAATCCG aaACGGAAGCAAGCGTTGGCAGAGGAGTTGAATCTGAAGCCCAGACAAGTAGAGGTGTGGTTTCAGAACAGAAGAGCAAG GACCAAGTTGAAGCAAACTGAAGTGGATTGTGAATACTTAAAGAGATGCTATGAGAATTTAACTGAAGAGAATAGAAGGTTGCACAAGGAGGTCCAAGAGCTTAGGGCATTGAAATTATCCCCACAAATGTACATGCATATGAACCCTCCCACCACTCTTACAATATGCCCTTCTTGTGAGCGTACTCACTCCTTTGCATCCTCCTCCACTGCCACCGTCCACTCGGCGGTGGCGGCCACATCGAGCAATCGCAAACTGTTCGGCACAAACATCCGGCTGCCTGTGTCCTTCAACACTCGGCCATTTGAAGGCCCAATTCCCCGGCCATAA